The Deinococcus wulumuqiensis R12 genome has a window encoding:
- a CDS encoding cell division protein FtsX: MNYHLRQALLAMRANLTATLSTLTTMTLTLLTLGGVLLLTLNVNRTLERLESQVEVAAYLTPAADEQALLEVTRAYPQVLQARLVSSEEVLKEMTRDYPYTREATALTGNPFPDTLRLRVGKLEDSRRVAAAVEALPGVESVEYGENYVDSAVRALTAVRAVGYGMVALLLVGTLLSILNAVRVAMFARRDEISVMRLLGATRSFIRMPHLIEGLLVGGVAAVLAVMALAWGYRVLAERLALFAPIFPVVTDWDVLWPLLIGVGLLGVLLGLIGSLFATRRYLRELE; this comes from the coding sequence GTGAACTACCATCTCCGTCAGGCGTTGCTCGCCATGCGGGCCAACCTGACCGCCACCCTGTCCACCCTGACCACCATGACCCTGACCCTGCTGACCCTGGGCGGGGTGCTGCTGCTGACGCTGAATGTCAACCGCACGCTGGAACGGCTGGAATCGCAGGTGGAAGTGGCCGCCTACCTGACCCCCGCCGCCGACGAACAGGCGCTGCTGGAGGTCACTCGGGCCTACCCGCAGGTCTTGCAGGCGCGGCTGGTGAGCAGCGAGGAAGTGCTCAAGGAAATGACCCGCGATTATCCCTACACCCGTGAGGCCACCGCGCTGACCGGCAACCCTTTTCCCGACACGCTGCGGCTGCGGGTGGGCAAGCTGGAAGACTCGCGCCGGGTGGCGGCGGCGGTCGAGGCCCTGCCCGGCGTGGAAAGCGTGGAGTACGGCGAAAACTACGTGGACTCGGCGGTGCGCGCACTCACGGCGGTGCGGGCGGTGGGCTACGGCATGGTCGCGCTGCTGCTGGTGGGCACCCTGCTGAGCATTCTCAACGCGGTGCGCGTCGCCATGTTCGCCCGGCGCGACGAAATCAGCGTGATGCGGCTGCTGGGCGCCACCCGGTCCTTTATCCGGATGCCGCACCTGATCGAGGGGCTGCTGGTCGGCGGCGTGGCGGCGGTGCTGGCGGTGATGGCCCTCGCGTGGGGCTACCGGGTGCTGGCCGAGCGGCTGGCGCTCTTTGCCCCGATTTTTCCGGTGGTGACCGACTGGGACGTGCTGTGGCCGCTGCTGATCGGGGTCGGACTGCTGGGCGTGCTGCTCGGGCTGATCGGCAGCCTCTTCGCGACCCGCCGCTACCTGCGGGAGCTGGAGTGA
- a CDS encoding S41 family peptidase codes for MNRNRIALVAGTLAVTAAVAAAQMSGYTTQTLASTPEGKSLVQVLNDLNRYYLYPVDQEKVLRGAITGALASLEDEFTYYTEPEDNAVSQQDLSGSFGGIGVTLLSANSDGTGGKVDNVYKDNPAFKGGVQIGDVFLKIGDKDVSTAKLTDIVKLVRGPVGSEVDVTFARAGKPYTVKLTRQKVTIISVEKTVLPGNVGYVALNTFYNEQASAQFRAAIADMKKRGVQKLILDLRDNGGGLLTAGVDVADQFLQSGPIVSLRERDAQPEVYGSARKQASDYTGKLVVLVNKNSASASEVVGGALQDSKRATIIGEQTFGKGVAQIPITLPDGGKVAIVNSAWVTPAGREIQKKGITPDIIVKDTRFPVPLNFSGSGVAPGTTVTLTVGGQPVKVTADKDGKFTYVGEIKRRDRSAVQGEAVVDVEQDAILKKALETLK; via the coding sequence ATGAACCGCAACCGCATTGCTCTGGTGGCTGGCACCCTCGCCGTGACCGCCGCTGTCGCCGCCGCACAGATGAGCGGCTACACCACCCAGACGCTCGCCAGCACGCCCGAGGGCAAGAGCCTGGTGCAGGTGCTCAACGACCTCAATCGCTACTACCTCTACCCCGTGGACCAGGAAAAGGTGCTGCGCGGCGCGATCACCGGCGCCCTCGCCAGCCTGGAAGACGAATTCACCTACTACACCGAACCCGAGGACAACGCCGTGTCGCAGCAGGACCTCTCGGGGTCGTTCGGGGGCATCGGGGTCACGCTGCTTTCGGCCAACAGCGACGGCACCGGCGGCAAGGTGGACAACGTCTACAAGGACAACCCCGCCTTCAAGGGCGGCGTGCAGATCGGTGACGTGTTTCTCAAGATCGGTGACAAGGACGTGAGCACCGCCAAACTCACCGACATCGTCAAACTGGTGCGCGGCCCGGTCGGGTCCGAGGTGGACGTGACCTTCGCCCGCGCGGGCAAGCCCTACACCGTCAAGCTCACCCGCCAGAAGGTCACCATCATCAGCGTCGAAAAGACCGTCCTGCCCGGCAACGTCGGTTACGTGGCACTGAACACCTTCTACAACGAGCAGGCGAGTGCGCAGTTTCGCGCCGCGATTGCCGACATGAAAAAGCGCGGCGTGCAGAAGCTGATTCTGGACCTGCGCGACAACGGCGGCGGCCTGCTGACTGCCGGGGTGGACGTGGCCGACCAGTTCCTGCAAAGCGGCCCCATCGTCAGCCTGCGCGAGCGCGACGCCCAGCCCGAGGTGTACGGCAGCGCCCGCAAACAGGCCAGCGATTACACGGGCAAACTGGTGGTGCTGGTCAACAAAAACAGCGCCAGCGCCAGCGAAGTGGTCGGCGGCGCCCTGCAGGACAGCAAGCGGGCCACCATCATCGGCGAGCAGACCTTCGGCAAGGGCGTGGCGCAGATTCCGATCACGCTGCCCGACGGCGGCAAGGTCGCCATCGTCAACAGCGCCTGGGTCACGCCCGCAGGCCGCGAAATTCAGAAAAAGGGCATCACCCCCGACATCATCGTGAAGGACACCCGTTTCCCGGTCCCGCTGAACTTCAGCGGCAGCGGCGTGGCGCCCGGCACCACCGTCACCCTCACGGTCGGCGGGCAGCCGGTCAAGGTCACCGCCGACAAGGACGGCAAATTCACCTACGTGGGCGAAATCAAGCGCCGGGACCGCAGCGCCGTGCAGGGCGAAGCGGTGGTGGACGTGGAACAGGACGCCATTCTGAAAAAGGCGCTGGAAACGCTGAAGTAA
- a CDS encoding AAA family ATPase — protein MSRVIFMCGPAGSGKSTYARQLEAQGMTRLSTDVVAWERGIKTMPLPPEIRAAIQAELQTRLLTLVREGRDVVLDFSFHSRQMRDEYRALLAPLGIVPGTIYLATPRKTVLERVRARQGGHSDDFRLTEELAAQYFDGFEVPTRKEGPLMIVGE, from the coding sequence ATGAGCCGAGTCATCTTCATGTGCGGCCCCGCCGGTTCGGGGAAATCCACCTACGCCCGGCAACTGGAAGCCCAGGGGATGACCCGGCTTTCCACCGACGTAGTGGCGTGGGAACGGGGCATCAAGACCATGCCGCTGCCGCCGGAAATCCGCGCCGCAATCCAGGCCGAACTGCAAACGCGTCTGCTGACGCTAGTGCGGGAAGGGCGGGACGTGGTGCTGGACTTCTCCTTCCACTCGCGGCAGATGCGCGACGAGTACCGGGCGCTGCTGGCCCCGCTGGGTATTGTGCCGGGAACAATTTATCTGGCGACGCCCCGCAAAACGGTGCTGGAGCGTGTGCGCGCGCGGCAGGGCGGGCATTCTGATGACTTCAGGCTGACAGAGGAACTGGCCGCCCAGTATTTTGACGGCTTTGAGGTGCCGACGCGGAAGGAAGGGCCGCTGATGATTGTTGGGGAGTAA
- a CDS encoding M23 family metallopeptidase — translation MSWPAGALLTAALLGAVAGPLEGLARAQNAPANLAGGTELTSRRLEQLQRQLIEQRRLSAQQKRQLTEVRARLRQLSARQREALDRLDALTSEVTTLENELADVLSRVSAATRALRETEAQIRVTRSQVEALKIDARAVMKALYRARDTQYMRLLSQSSSVSDMLIRLDYANMAGQRNVEVMTRLREAAAELTTQQLRQRQQTDALRELQGEQQTKLAELRDRRTRQAGLLTELRQSQQGQQAVAVRTQAQQALTAQTIDALVGGVVRERTRLEEERRRRLEEERQRREAEARRIREAQERARKEAERLARIRAEQERKAREAAEAARQKALAQARAAAEARARAEARARAEAQARAQAQARAEAQARAQAQARAAAQAEAAARAQASAQAAAAARAEVQARAARQAQQQAQAAQKVREQAVAREQRDLQAQRAQAEQQERQLAAELAPLPASSSHDLGFPLPGGKVAAPYGTSGAQWAVISGPAGDRAVAAQTGHVIASAYYAALGWVILLDHGNNVITGYFGLQDTLVEVGQRVERGTPLGTTGGSHIFGPDRMAFQVRNGETPVAPPF, via the coding sequence GTGTCCTGGCCCGCCGGGGCACTGCTCACGGCGGCGCTGCTGGGGGCCGTGGCCGGGCCGCTGGAGGGGCTGGCCCGCGCGCAGAACGCGCCCGCCAACCTCGCCGGGGGCACCGAACTGACCAGCCGCCGCCTGGAGCAGCTTCAGCGCCAGCTCATCGAGCAGCGCCGCCTGAGCGCGCAGCAAAAGCGGCAACTGACCGAAGTCCGTGCCCGGCTGCGGCAGCTCAGCGCCCGGCAGCGCGAGGCCCTCGACCGACTCGACGCCCTGACCAGCGAGGTCACGACCCTGGAAAACGAGCTGGCCGACGTGCTGTCCCGGGTGTCGGCGGCCACCCGCGCCCTGCGTGAAACCGAGGCCCAGATTCGCGTGACCCGTTCGCAGGTCGAGGCCCTCAAAATCGACGCCCGCGCCGTCATGAAGGCGCTCTACCGCGCCCGTGACACCCAGTACATGCGGCTGCTCTCGCAGTCGAGCAGCGTGTCGGACATGCTGATTCGGCTGGACTACGCCAACATGGCCGGGCAACGCAACGTGGAGGTGATGACCCGGCTGCGCGAGGCCGCCGCCGAGCTGACCACCCAGCAGCTCCGTCAGCGCCAGCAGACCGACGCGCTGCGGGAATTGCAAGGCGAGCAGCAGACCAAACTGGCCGAGCTGCGTGACCGCCGTACCCGTCAGGCCGGGCTTCTGACCGAACTGCGGCAATCCCAGCAGGGGCAGCAGGCGGTGGCGGTGCGCACCCAGGCGCAGCAGGCGCTGACCGCCCAGACCATCGACGCGCTGGTGGGGGGCGTGGTCCGGGAACGTACCCGTCTGGAAGAGGAGCGCCGCCGCCGCCTGGAAGAGGAGCGCCAGCGCCGTGAGGCCGAGGCCCGCCGCATTCGTGAGGCCCAGGAACGCGCCCGCAAGGAGGCCGAGCGCCTGGCCCGCATTCGCGCCGAGCAGGAGCGCAAGGCCCGCGAAGCCGCCGAAGCCGCCCGCCAGAAGGCTCTGGCCCAGGCCCGCGCCGCCGCCGAAGCCCGTGCCCGCGCTGAAGCCAGAGCACGTGCTGAGGCCCAGGCCAGAGCGCAGGCCCAGGCCCGTGCCGAAGCGCAGGCGCGTGCCCAGGCGCAGGCCAGAGCGGCAGCCCAGGCCGAAGCAGCGGCCCGTGCCCAGGCCTCGGCGCAGGCCGCCGCCGCTGCCCGCGCCGAAGTGCAGGCCCGCGCCGCCCGGCAGGCGCAGCAGCAGGCCCAGGCCGCCCAGAAGGTCCGTGAGCAGGCCGTGGCCCGCGAGCAGCGCGACCTGCAGGCGCAGCGGGCACAGGCCGAGCAGCAGGAACGGCAACTGGCGGCCGAGCTGGCCCCGCTGCCCGCGAGCAGCAGCCACGACCTCGGGTTTCCGCTGCCGGGCGGCAAGGTGGCGGCGCCCTACGGCACCTCGGGGGCGCAGTGGGCGGTCATCAGCGGGCCGGCAGGAGACCGGGCGGTGGCCGCGCAGACCGGTCACGTCATCGCCTCGGCGTACTACGCGGCGCTGGGCTGGGTGATTCTGCTCGACCACGGCAACAACGTCATCACGGGTTATTTCGGCCTTCAGGACACCCTGGTCGAAGTCGGGCAACGGGTCGAGCGCGGCACGCCGCTGGGAACCACGGGCGGCAGCCATATCTTCGGCCCGGACCGCATGGCCTTTCAGGTCCGCAACGGGGAAACGCCGGTGGCTCCACCGTTCTGA
- the bshA gene encoding N-acetyl-alpha-D-glucosaminyl L-malate synthase BshA — protein sequence MSLFSCPPLPDASSTAPKIAVLCHTGAGGSGVVATELGLKVAAAGHEVHFVGAAMPFRLTGCQGLRGPYFHQVGGFAYALFEQPFPELSAANTLSEVILEHGVDLTHAHYAIPHASAALHARSITGKTRVMTTLHGTDVTLVGTEPAFRHTTRHAIERSDHVTAVSHSLAAETRAVFGVDRDIEVIHNFVDSDRFRRITDPGVRARFAHPEEALIVHVSNFRPIKRVEDVVQVFARIASEIPARLLMIGDGPERARAFELARELGVIGRTQFLGSFPDVQTVLGISDLFLLTSSHESFGLAALEAMSCEVPVVASNAGGIPEVVEHGVNGFLSQVGDVDDMAHGALKILRDPELYRQMGQAARRTATERFHPRLIVPQYLAAYRKTVEG from the coding sequence ATGAGCCTGTTCTCCTGTCCGCCGCTGCCTGACGCCAGCAGCACCGCGCCCAAGATTGCGGTGCTGTGTCACACCGGGGCGGGCGGCTCCGGTGTGGTCGCCACCGAACTCGGCCTGAAGGTGGCCGCCGCCGGGCACGAGGTCCACTTCGTCGGCGCCGCCATGCCGTTTCGCCTCACCGGGTGTCAGGGCCTGCGCGGGCCGTACTTTCACCAGGTCGGGGGCTTCGCCTACGCGCTGTTCGAGCAGCCGTTTCCCGAACTCAGCGCCGCCAACACGCTCAGCGAAGTGATTCTGGAACACGGCGTGGACCTCACCCACGCGCACTACGCCATTCCGCACGCCAGCGCCGCTCTGCACGCCCGGTCCATCACCGGCAAGACGCGGGTGATGACCACGCTGCACGGCACCGACGTGACGCTGGTGGGCACCGAACCGGCCTTTCGCCACACCACCCGCCACGCCATCGAGCGCAGCGACCACGTGACGGCGGTGTCGCACTCGCTCGCCGCCGAAACGCGCGCGGTGTTCGGGGTGGACCGCGACATCGAAGTGATTCACAACTTCGTGGACAGCGACCGCTTCCGCCGCATCACCGACCCCGGCGTGCGTGCCCGTTTCGCGCACCCCGAAGAAGCCCTCATCGTCCACGTCAGCAACTTCCGGCCCATCAAGCGGGTCGAGGACGTGGTGCAGGTGTTCGCCCGCATCGCTTCCGAGATTCCGGCGCGGCTGCTGATGATCGGTGACGGCCCCGAACGTGCCCGCGCCTTCGAACTCGCCCGCGAACTCGGGGTCATCGGGCGCACGCAGTTTCTGGGGTCGTTTCCCGACGTGCAGACGGTGCTGGGCATCAGCGACCTGTTTTTGCTGACCAGTTCGCACGAAAGTTTCGGCCTCGCCGCGCTCGAAGCGATGAGCTGCGAGGTGCCGGTGGTGGCGTCGAACGCCGGAGGGATTCCCGAAGTCGTCGAGCACGGCGTCAACGGCTTTCTGTCACAGGTGGGCGACGTGGACGACATGGCACACGGCGCCCTGAAGATTCTGCGCGACCCGGAACTGTACCGGCAGATGGGACAGGCGGCGCGGCGCACGGCGACCGAGCGCTTTCATCCGCGCCTGATCGTGCCGCAGTACCTCGCGGCATACCGGAAAACGGTGGAAGGCTGA
- a CDS encoding superoxide dismutase family protein — protein MGGELFAIRSVAEEAAPMFRILTVVPLLALGLSLSACADLGQPTVRAELKNAEGQVVGQATFRPEPIGTRASVEVSGLQPGPHALHIHEHPRCESGPDAEGKIIPFGAAGGHFDPGASKNHDSPHTTNDRGHGGDLPMIEVGEDGKGKLNFDTNRLKMSGQTSILGRSVVIHAGADDYQTDPAGGSGGRELCGVLQAIN, from the coding sequence ATGGGAGGCGAACTGTTCGCCATTCGCTCTGTTGCCGAGGAGGCCGCCCCCATGTTCCGAATCCTGACCGTTGTGCCGCTGCTGGCCCTGGGCCTGTCGCTGTCCGCCTGCGCCGACCTCGGCCAACCCACCGTCCGCGCCGAGCTGAAAAATGCCGAGGGCCAGGTCGTGGGCCAGGCCACCTTCCGCCCCGAACCCATCGGCACCCGCGCCAGCGTGGAGGTCAGCGGCCTCCAGCCGGGGCCGCACGCCCTGCATATCCACGAACATCCCAGGTGTGAATCCGGCCCCGACGCCGAGGGCAAAATCATCCCCTTTGGCGCGGCGGGCGGCCACTTCGACCCCGGCGCGAGCAAAAACCACGACTCGCCGCATACGACCAACGACAGGGGTCACGGCGGCGACCTGCCGATGATCGAGGTCGGGGAAGACGGCAAGGGGAAACTCAACTTTGACACCAACCGCCTGAAGATGAGCGGCCAGACCAGCATTCTGGGCCGCAGCGTCGTCATCCATGCCGGGGCCGACGACTACCAGACCGACCCCGCAGGCGGCAGCGGCGGGCGCGAACTGTGCGGCGTGTTGCAGGCCATTAACTGA
- the ftsE gene encoding cell division ATP-binding protein FtsE, with amino-acid sequence MIEFEQVTLEYPATRTLALDNLTVKIGKGEFVYLVGHSGAGKSSFMNLILKRALPTRGEVRVAGQPLSHYRGRRTPLLRRRMGTVFQDNLLLGHLNAYDNVAFALRVIGVPQREWPGRVSAALRTVGLEHKTHALPMQLSLGEQQRVAIARAIVSDPPLLLADEPTGNLDPDHSREVLRVLQGVHLRGTTVVVATHARDLVETYRSRTLTLRRGKLVRDEHLGGYAL; translated from the coding sequence GTGATCGAGTTCGAGCAGGTCACGCTGGAATACCCCGCCACCCGGACCCTGGCCCTGGATAACCTGACGGTCAAGATCGGCAAGGGAGAGTTCGTCTACCTTGTCGGGCACTCGGGGGCGGGCAAAAGCAGTTTCATGAACCTGATTCTCAAGCGGGCGCTGCCCACCCGGGGCGAAGTGCGGGTGGCGGGGCAACCGCTTTCGCACTACCGGGGCCGCCGCACCCCGCTGCTGCGCCGCCGCATGGGCACCGTCTTTCAGGACAACCTGCTGCTGGGGCACCTCAACGCCTACGACAACGTGGCCTTCGCGCTGCGGGTCATCGGCGTGCCGCAGCGCGAGTGGCCGGGCCGGGTGTCGGCGGCGCTGCGAACGGTGGGGCTGGAACACAAGACCCACGCCCTGCCCATGCAGCTTTCGCTGGGCGAGCAGCAGCGCGTCGCCATCGCCCGCGCCATCGTGTCGGACCCGCCGCTGCTCCTGGCCGACGAACCCACCGGCAACCTCGACCCCGACCACAGCCGCGAGGTGCTGCGGGTGCTTCAGGGCGTGCATCTGCGCGGCACGACGGTGGTGGTGGCGACCCACGCCCGCGACCTCGTCGAAACCTACCGCTCCCGCACCCTCACCCTGCGCCGGGGCAAACTGGTGCGCGACGAACATCTGGGGGGCTACGCCCTGTGA
- a CDS encoding C39 family peptidase has product MRLLVSLLLTLALSVSPALAVPVSGYVLDGVPLVRQTYNACGPASIAQVLGYYGLSLSQQEISRQTRASDRSYMTAQAIVDFAPQVGLGARLYSGGSLQTVRAAIKHGLPLIALQSHIPQPGKVIPHWRVVVGYDDAARLVYLMDPLLGYVALGFADFDRVWEGQRGQFAVMYPPQLEATVRKVIG; this is encoded by the coding sequence GTGCGTCTCCTTGTTTCCCTTCTACTCACCCTTGCCCTGAGCGTTTCTCCGGCGCTGGCGGTCCCGGTCAGCGGCTACGTTCTGGACGGGGTTCCGCTGGTCCGGCAGACCTACAACGCCTGCGGTCCGGCCAGCATCGCGCAGGTGCTGGGGTACTATGGCCTGAGCCTGAGCCAGCAGGAGATCAGCCGTCAGACCCGCGCCAGCGACCGCTCGTACATGACCGCGCAGGCCATCGTGGACTTTGCGCCGCAGGTCGGCCTGGGGGCGCGGCTGTATTCGGGCGGCAGCCTCCAGACCGTGCGGGCCGCCATCAAGCACGGCCTTCCCCTGATCGCCCTCCAGTCGCACATTCCGCAGCCGGGCAAGGTGATTCCCCACTGGCGCGTGGTCGTGGGCTACGACGACGCGGCGCGGCTGGTCTACCTGATGGACCCCCTGCTCGGCTACGTGGCGCTGGGCTTTGCCGATTTCGACCGGGTGTGGGAGGGGCAGCGCGGGCAGTTCGCGGTGATGTACCCGCCGCAACTGGAAGCGACGGTGAGAAAAGTCATCGGCTGA
- a CDS encoding peptide chain release factor 3, with translation MTAQEHNPAALEREINRRRTFAIISHPDAGKTTITEKLLLYGGAIQEAGSVTAKEGRSHTKSDWMSIEQQRGISISSSALTFEYRGRHINLLDTPGHQDFSEDTYRTLTAADSALMVLDAARGVQAQTEKLFAVCRNRGIPILTFVNKMDRPAQDPFELIAQVEETLKITAVPLTWPIGDGPDFKGVYDLQTGQVLAFERTSGGKHRAPVQTAGLDDPQLDALVGQDLAAKLREDVELIQGAMAEFDQEQFLNGELTPVFFGSAMNNFGVEHFLSNFVDLAPPPGAVETNLGEREPTAGFAGFIFKLQANMSKQHRDRTAYMRVMSGEFDRGMDVIHTRTGRKLRLSQAHTLFAQDREKVEEAFPGDIVGLVNPGVFQIGDVVSVDGKVTLPSFPRFTPETFATIALRDVGKRKAFMKGLTQLAEEGVVQVFYPTDGARDPYLGAVGPLQFEVFQARLSEEYGVEVEMNVTSYQLVRWLAGDPTNVARFARHVEDDQGRPVMLFRSKYDLEYTAEQHPEIEFLPLPKDLTRV, from the coding sequence ATGACTGCCCAAGAACACAACCCCGCCGCCCTGGAGCGCGAAATTAATCGCCGCCGGACTTTTGCCATCATCTCCCACCCCGACGCGGGCAAAACCACCATCACCGAAAAGCTGCTGCTCTACGGAGGCGCGATTCAGGAAGCCGGGTCGGTGACCGCCAAGGAAGGCCGCTCGCACACCAAGTCCGACTGGATGAGCATCGAGCAGCAGCGCGGGATTTCGATTTCGAGTTCGGCGCTGACCTTCGAGTACCGGGGCCGCCACATCAACCTGCTCGACACCCCCGGACACCAGGACTTCAGTGAGGACACCTACCGCACGCTCACCGCCGCCGACTCCGCGCTGATGGTGCTCGACGCGGCGCGTGGCGTGCAGGCGCAGACCGAAAAACTGTTCGCCGTGTGCCGCAACCGGGGCATTCCGATTCTGACCTTCGTGAACAAGATGGACAGGCCCGCGCAGGATCCCTTTGAACTCATCGCACAGGTCGAAGAAACGCTGAAAATCACCGCCGTGCCGCTGACCTGGCCGATTGGCGACGGCCCCGATTTCAAGGGCGTGTACGACCTCCAGACCGGGCAGGTACTCGCCTTCGAGCGCACGTCGGGCGGCAAACACCGCGCCCCGGTGCAGACCGCTGGCCTGGACGACCCGCAACTCGACGCGCTGGTGGGCCAAGACCTCGCCGCCAAGCTGCGCGAGGACGTGGAACTGATTCAGGGCGCGATGGCGGAATTCGACCAGGAGCAGTTCCTGAATGGCGAACTGACCCCGGTGTTCTTCGGCTCGGCCATGAACAACTTCGGGGTGGAGCACTTCCTGAGCAACTTCGTGGACCTCGCGCCGCCGCCCGGTGCTGTCGAGACCAACCTCGGTGAGCGCGAACCCACCGCCGGATTCGCGGGCTTCATCTTCAAGTTGCAGGCCAACATGAGCAAGCAGCACCGTGACCGCACCGCCTACATGCGGGTGATGTCGGGCGAGTTCGACCGGGGCATGGACGTGATTCACACCCGCACCGGGCGCAAGCTGCGGCTCTCGCAGGCGCATACGCTGTTCGCGCAGGACCGTGAAAAGGTCGAAGAAGCCTTCCCCGGCGACATCGTGGGCCTCGTGAACCCCGGCGTGTTCCAGATTGGCGACGTGGTCAGCGTGGACGGCAAGGTGACGCTGCCCAGCTTCCCGCGCTTTACGCCCGAAACCTTCGCCACCATCGCCCTGAGGGACGTGGGCAAGCGCAAGGCGTTCATGAAGGGCCTGACCCAGCTCGCCGAAGAAGGCGTGGTGCAGGTCTTTTACCCCACCGACGGGGCGCGTGACCCGTATCTGGGCGCGGTGGGGCCGCTGCAGTTCGAGGTGTTCCAGGCCCGCCTCAGCGAGGAATACGGCGTGGAAGTCGAGATGAACGTGACCAGTTATCAGCTCGTGCGCTGGCTGGCGGGCGACCCGACGAACGTGGCCCGCTTTGCCCGCCATGTGGAAGACGACCAGGGCCGCCCGGTGATGCTGTTCCGCTCCAAGTACGACCTCGAATACACCGCCGAGCAGCACCCGGAAATCGAGTTCCTGCCGCTGCCCAAGGACCTCACGCGGGTGTGA
- a CDS encoding CAP domain-containing protein — translation MPKSKAWLALTPALLLSLVACGQQKLPDFSAHPGGQAVGDATTETGQPAGTPPSPIAAQGVPGSSFAQQVFDLTNAARAQARSCGTVAYAAAPALTYNSLLERAAQDHAADLASRNYFSHTSLDGRSFSQRITAAGYSWRTAGENIAAGQPTPEAVVQGWLQSPGHCANIMNPAFKDIGVGYGTSAASTYRHYWVQNFGAGW, via the coding sequence ATGCCCAAAAGCAAAGCGTGGCTCGCCCTCACCCCCGCCCTGCTGCTGAGTCTGGTGGCCTGCGGTCAACAGAAGCTGCCGGACTTTTCCGCCCACCCAGGCGGCCAGGCCGTCGGAGACGCCACGACCGAAACAGGTCAGCCTGCGGGCACGCCGCCGAGCCCCATAGCGGCCCAGGGGGTGCCCGGCAGCTCCTTTGCTCAGCAGGTCTTCGATCTGACGAATGCGGCGCGGGCCCAGGCGCGGAGCTGCGGGACGGTCGCCTACGCCGCCGCGCCCGCCCTGACCTACAACAGCTTGCTGGAACGGGCCGCGCAGGACCACGCCGCCGACCTGGCGAGCAGAAACTACTTCAGCCATACCAGCCTCGACGGACGCAGCTTCTCGCAGCGCATCACGGCGGCGGGGTACTCCTGGCGCACGGCGGGAGAAAACATCGCCGCCGGGCAGCCCACCCCTGAGGCCGTGGTGCAGGGCTGGCTGCAAAGCCCCGGCCACTGCGCCAACATCATGAACCCGGCGTTCAAGGACATCGGCGTGGGCTACGGCACCAGCGCCGCGAGCACCTACCGGCATTACTGGGTGCAGAACTTCGGCGCAGGCTGGTAA